The following are encoded in a window of Rosa chinensis cultivar Old Blush chromosome 4, RchiOBHm-V2, whole genome shotgun sequence genomic DNA:
- the LOC112195970 gene encoding pre-mRNA splicing factor SR-like 1 isoform X3 has translation MEIQTSGKPIDSLLEKVLCMNILSSDYFKELYRLKTYHEVVDEIYNQVDHVEPWMTGNCRGPSTAFCLLYKFFTMKLTVKQMHGLLKHKDSPYIRAVGFLYLRYAGDPKTIWNWVEPYITDDESL, from the exons ATGGAGATACAGACGAGCGGGAAACCAATTGACTCGTTATTGGAGAAGGTGCTATGTATGAACATTCTGTCTTCCGATTACTTCAAGGAGCTTTACCGGTTGAAGACGTATCACGAAGTTGTGGATGAGATTTACAATCAAGTAGACCACGTCGAGCCGTGGATGACTGGGAATTGCCGAGGTCCTTCTACTGCGTTTTGCTTACTCTACAAGTTCTTCACCATGAAACTCACCGTCAAGCAAATGCACGGCCTCTTGAAGCACAAGGACTCTCCTTACATTCGAGCG GTTGGGTTCCTCTACTTGAGATATGCTGGAGACCCGAAGACCATTTGGAATTGGGTTGAGCCCTATATTACAGATGACGAG